Within Oreochromis aureus strain Israel breed Guangdong linkage group 19, ZZ_aureus, whole genome shotgun sequence, the genomic segment GACCTGGCAGCCGTTTGGCCTGCAGCTTGTATCTGCGGTGCTGAATAGAGCAGCTCTCTGCCTGTCAGTTAGCTGATAGGCTGATGAGGACTCTAAGCCACTCCACACAATGGCGGAAAGGGCCATACTGCCTGACTTCCCTAATTGTCGAGCCTGCTCATATTTCAGAGCCAGCATGCTGGGGACTGGgttgccttttttttccttttctcttctttcccctctctcttcttgaacttttttcttcccttttctaTATTTCATCCTACATCCCGCACACTGTCTCACCCCTTTAATGCACACTTTTCTGCactattttccttttctttcccttctcCCCATCATTTGTcgcctcactctctctctctctccccctctgtcTCTCAGTTTAGTAAGTGGTGGGTCTTAGCGTATGACAGATTATCCCAAGTTTGCTTCAATTACCACAGAGGAGATGGAGACAGTACAGGAGAGGAGGAAGGGGAAAACTTTTGTGCACACATTATATTTAAGAAGCTGAGGATAAAGTGCTATCTCCACCACGGTGGTTTCTGTGCCAGTCTGTTCAAGATCAACCGGCTGCTCGAGAGGGACTTCTCATGATATGTGAATTACCCCAAATCGCTGAGTGTTTTTCAAGGTCTTGTCCGAGAAGCAAACTTGGGTAGAAGGAAGATTATAATGGGTCCCCAAATTAGTTATAGGGAAGTGGTGGCTTTTTTGACaacaacatttaaaatttgTGTGAAGCTGCTGACTTTgttattttctctctgttttttttttccgtgTGTCATTGCAGTGCAACTTTGatcaaaaaattgaaaaaagcaATTTAAGTTCTGCAGCCTTTAGAAATACTGTTTTTGAGGTTCATTTTAATGCAGTCGTTTTAAACAACTGAAACACCCAGATGGTTAAATTAGTACAATAGTTAATTTATTTGACCAGATTGTAATTAACTTCTTAtcattgctctccgatgcagtCCTTTTTAAAGAGTGAAACCCTCTTCTTCCACACTGTCAGGTTGGCAGGTCCTGGTCCTGGAGCAGTGCTGGCTGGTGGGCTGTTTGCtgtgtccagactcagctggcAGTGGTCCATGGTGGCAGAGGTCTTCACCCTCAATAACCTTTTTATTGGCCTTCTCTTCTTCTTGACCGCCAGCTTCCACTGTGCTGAAAATGCCACGCAGAGGAAGAAGGTAACTCAAAGCACCACACAACAGATTCAACACACAGGTTATGTTTTATTCAATGTAAACGCACAATGCTGCACTGTTTTGGTTGTTCCTGTTAGACTGCACACTGGGGGGCATTATGCTGTGGCTTGGGGCTCTGTAACCAGCACACACTGGTGCTGTATGTGTTGGTCATCATTCCTTGGGTCCTTTACCGACTGTACTCTCAAAAGGTAAGTCACAGGGTCTCATTAAATAAAGAGAATTATAGATGGCAAAGAAGAAATAGAGTGTGTGCAATTTTATTGATGGAAATAAAAAGACTACAAAAACAAGATTTCTTAAGAAATAATTTACTATGTTTTTTccttattcattttttctccACATATCCTCTTAAAAGCTGCTGTTTGTGAggtgcagccaatcagaggaaagtTGGTTTAAAGGGAGAGGAGCTAAAATGGCTTTAAGATAGATATAAATATGGATTGTTTTAAACTCTGAATTTTAAATATATGAAGCTGGAAATTAGTGTAACTTCAAAGTTAGTGTTGGTCTAAGAAAAAAGGGGCTTTTAGGGAAAAACATGACCAAACAAGACTCTCCAGTCTTGTTGACACACGCACTTTCCATTTTACTTTCTTGCTTATGGTTTGGACAACATGAATTTAAGAACATCTTATGCTTGTATTTAAACAGGAGCTGTCTTTGCGTGGCCTTGTATCTCTGGGATTCTGTTTCCTCGCTGGCTTCCTGCCGTACATCTACCTGCCGATTTCATCCTACCTCAACACAGCCCGCTGGAGCTGGGGTGACCAGACCACCCTGTCGGGTCTGTTGACCCACCTGCTGCGAGCTGAATATGGCACATTCTGTCTGGTAAGTGTTGCTTGCCTCGCTGCATTTAAACACACCCTGACCCTGTTGGCTTAGCTTacattgatttttgttttgcaggCAAAGACAGAAACCTCGGTTAACCTGACCACAATGCTGCAGTAAGTAAACAGTCTTTCTGCTGTTTGCACATGAAACTTCCTGGTCTGAATATTGTAAACGGCACTTGAAAACAAGATGGTCATTTAATGGGTATAATGACCATCAGCTAAACTCACATCATCGTTTCCCAGAACAAAGTAACATCACTGAATTTCTAGTTCTTGTGGCCAAAGCAGCACATTTTGTCCGTCTCGCAGGAAACAGTGTGTTTCTCATCCATAAACTGCCCAGCATGTTTGATTTGAGTATTTCATTTCTATTTAGACAGTAGGATCTAGGATGGAGAAGGGAAGAAAGTAGGTCGATTTGATCTGAGGCACAGTGAGGGCACGTTTGGGACTAGAGATGGAAGACCCAACTGCTCTTTGCAATGGTTCTGGTGATTTACACAGgtttaaccacacacacacacacacacaccaagccATTATAAGGGCCCACAGTAATTTCTGCAGCCCATCTCTTCCCTTACTCTCCCCAGCAGCTTTTGTTCTTCCCATTCCACTCTCTCCCATCAAAGCAGAACTGAACCTGCTTAGAGGGCCAAATCGCTGTGTTCTCTTTCTCCAGCAGTTTGAAATGATCACTCAGCTCTGGTGTTTAAGCGTGACAAGCTGTGATGACAGACATTGCAATAGAGCTTGAGAAATTGTATTTTTCCACTCTAGCACCTCCCCACCCCCTCCACCCCATTCCCTCCCTTGCTTCCCTCTGCTACCACCACCACAGTCATCCCACTCCTGGTATCTTTCTCCAGCTGACGGGATGGGGTGCGTGTGCGTCTTAAGACCCCCCACTACCAGCCCCCCCTCTGCCAAGCACCCACCCCTTTCCATCACCCCTGCTGCTTGATGGACAAGCACACCTTCAAGATGGGGAAGAGAGGCGAACATGACAGGCATGTCGCACTGGAGACGTAAACCCACTGGAATAactgacacgcacacacacacacgaccaCACGCTCATGAGCACATTCACACATAGTGTACATTGGGAGATATAGAGACTCAATAAGCTGTCAAATAGAGATGGGTATTAAGGAAGAGGCAGGAAACTATCTCTCCGCTATGAGCAAGCGCTGTGTGACTGACAGGCGCTGTGAGGAGAGGATGGGGCTGTGGGGGGTGGATGACACAGTCATTCGTATCTGTCAATCCGATTGAAAGGAGGAGTGCACAGTCCAAGGAGTTTGTTTTGATAGGGGATGAAGGGCATTTAATAATTGGTGTCCTTGAGTTCAGTAGCAGGGAGGGTAATTGAGCTTGTCTTCGGTGTCCgtcatgtctctgtgtgtgtttgtgtgtgcagggCTCAGTTGGACCACTCCCTGGCAGAactttcacttcctgtcttGGTACTGGCAGGAATGGGCTTTGCGCTCTCCTCATTGGACAGGTAAGGATGAGTTGGATGCCAGCGTGCAACACACCAAACTCTGTCATGCACATCTCAGCACCCACTTCAACTACAAAAATCTAATCCCCTGGAGTAAAAGACGGGGAACAAAACCACTGACAAAATGCTGAtcttagaaaaaaagaatacaaaacAACACTGAGACACCTAACTGTCAAACTGTCACGACGCTCCACATTCAGATCAAGAGGATTTGATGTGTATTTTGGATTTTCAAAATCATGTTTGTGTGTACAAGTAAATCACTGCCTGTATGCATCTATATGTGGCAGCGTGATCCTGTAATTCATTACAGGAGAGCCTTTGCTGGGATCTGTTGGGTGGAGCTGATAAAGCCCCAGTAATGCCCCAAAGCCCCGCAGGGCACAAGCTATTCCCCTTCTCCCGAGGTGCACTTCAATAAACTTGGCTACATACACAGACagatgatgaagaagaggaaggtCGTCTAATAGATTGCCCAAAGGAAACCCGGCAAATGCTTATTTACCCCATGTTAAAGTGTAAGGTTATAAATATGATTTCATTTGCTTTTTAGCTATTGTGCTTGTAAGTGAGGAAAACGTAAATGAAGAAAAGCTTGAGTGAGTAGAAGTGTCCGGCTGACAGACATCAGCAAATCAGTGTGTTGGCAGGAAACTGTGCTCCAGCCTGAAAGCTTGTCTCTTCAGGTTCGGACGATGGCTTGTTTTTTTGCCACGAGgggaaatgttttctttttggtgTATAAGAACATTTTACAGCTGTACTGTAATGAGTTTGTGATTCAGCGGTTGGCACCAGCTCATTATGACTCAGTCTGCATTAGAAAATCAATCATGCACCTCTTAGCTTGCTGGCAGATACATTTCTCTCAGGCTTGTGATCCCCGTCCGTGCATTAATATTCTTACAGACTTATTCAAAACAAGTATATTTTTACAGAGTAAATAGACAAAGTGATACATTAGactaaaaatatggaaatggcAGACTatgcatttagaaaaaaaaggaaagctgGTTAAATATTTGTGCGCTGAATAATCCGAGGTGTCCCGTCCTAGGAGGTGTCGCTCAGTGTCTTGGCTGTTAACTGTCATGCTGGTGGTCTACTCGCTGTTTTTTGCATGGAGAGCCAACCTGGACATTAGCAGACCCTTACTGCTCGGAGTGGTGAGCTATAACACTTTTATGTTCTTTGACATCTTTTCTCATATCATAGCTAAAGCATCACACCTTGTGCTCAGCATTGAATTACAAGTATGTCTCAATTTTCAATATTCTGAAATAAAACCACAGAGACAGCAGTATACTGTATGTTGATGCTGATCCTGGTCCAACGGCAAAGCAAacccagaaaaaaacaaaacaaaacaaagcaaaaaaaaaaactaaagaaaacacttttttgcctgtgtgtgtgcgcgtgtgtgtgtgtgtgtggggggggggggggggggtatacACTTGTATGGTGACTTCCTGCAGGTTGAGCGTTTCTGGCTCCAGAGCGATGCTGCAGTGTGTGTGCTGGCAGGCCTCGGCTTGAGCCGGACTCTAGCTGGGCTGGAGAGGAGGCTGGGCTATGGGGGGTTGTGGAAGACCACAGGCTGGGTCttcactgcagctctgctggCACATATGGTGCACACCAATCACAGGTGAGTGTTGCACTTGCCACTTGCTAACAGTAACAAGCTTGCTGTTGTTAGGCATGATGAAAATCTGCAGTGCTGTTGATACACAGTCAGGAATTACTGTGGTGTGCAACAGTGGTTTTCATTGCACAAGTCTAAAATGGTAGATTTCATCTGACAGAAGCAACGAGTTTAAAATGCTGACTTTAAATTTGAAgatttgttgtgttgttgcagTTAGACTCATTTTGGCCTGGGCCTCAGAATTGCACTGCATGTGAATGAAGACACTACCAAAGGGACGCAAAAGCAGCACTTTAAATGAATTCtcattgtttaatttaaaaatccaGCGCTCCGAACTTTAACTCCTTATAAAATCCTTACAGTTCCATTTTCACTGTTGTATATTTGCAGTAAAAGGGCTGAGTTAGGGCTTTGTAACGTCTGAATTTGGAGACAATTAGAAAACTAATTCTTAACAGCAAAGATTTTGATCACAGTGGACATAATTATTGTAGctgcattgtttttttcttctacagGCTATTAGTGATTTCAGGCTCTAATAGTGTTTTTGTGTCCGACCACTCGAGTCTTACGGTTTCTTTTCAGATACTCTGCAATCCATGTATCTGtcaatttaatgtttttacaaTATTCATGTTGCAGTAACTACACTGAACCCAAATGCGTATGAAGAATGAAGTTAAATACTTCTGCTttgtaaattttaaatgaagTAAAAACTCTTCTAGCTCCTTCTAAAATCCCCATGCACAGTTTTTCCTGAGTCAACctgatttgtttctcttttgctTCTCTGCGCTTCatactgcaggtctgaactccACATGTCAGGTTTTTCTCTGCTCACCCCATGGTAGGGGCTAAAGAGAGGCACGGTTAGCACATAGATTCTACTCTCAGAGCTCAGTCTGAGATGTTAGCTGTCCGAGAAGGCAGATTACACCAGCGTAGCGCTGGGGAGTGCCAGACAGCCATCACTGAGCGGCTTTGATCAAGGGGAGAGCATGGCCTGTGCTGTCAGACCCATCACACCTGTCTCCCCACGATTAGATAGGCAGCTAGAGTGAGGGGAAGGGGCGGGGGCACTGACAACTTACCCTCAGAGCACCTTGAAAGCATACCTACAGACACTCACATGTACACCGCCGCAcacatctcacacacacttctgAGCAGGGGTAAAGATGTGTTTAACCagttttaaaatgggagaaaatgCAACTTCTGTTTTGATGCTAGTGTAGAGTAATTGCTTGCATATGTGCTGATGATCTTAGGGAGTGTGATCAGAGTGGGAACACTGTGGTGGAGAGGTTCGGCAGGGAGCTTCTGGCCTCCTTCCCCAAAGACTCGATCATCCTGACCAGAGGAGATCTGCCTGGAAATTCTCTGCGATACCTGCACTACTGCCAGGGCGTACGGCCTGATGTACGCCTGGTTGATCAGGAGGTCAGGAGGTTTTCCCTTTTCCCTGTATTGAAATGATTTGTCCTTCATAATATAAGTTAAGGAATTTTATTTATGACGAaattgttttgttgtatttttcttaACCATTAAAACCACACTATATTCAAAAgagattttatatatatttaaaaagtaacaaatgaaGACTAAAATGTGAATAAAGTGTGATTTCTCATGATAATATagtgtttaacatatttttgcaaaatgtcaaaaatcagCTTTGTGATAACTGAAAGAAATTCATTGAAAATCATAAATTAAACCCTTAAGTCAGCAAGTAAAGGCTTTATAAATTGAGTGTGTTGTCTTATATACTTATTAGTTTGTATATGTTATCAGTATGATTCATCAGTTGCTTTAAGAgataatgacaaaaaaaatcactttaaacTAATTGCACTGATGATTCTTTAACTGATAATCGACTGGATATAAATATTTCTCTGGGATTGGTGGTGCTCTTTGTTCTCACTAGATGATGACATATGCTTGGTATGTGGCCAAGCTGGCACAGCACCACCCTGGGATCCACTTTCCCGGCCGCTGGTGGGACCCGGTCAACCCCGAGGAGAAAGGCACCTTCAGTCTCGATCAATTTCTGTCCCGCAACACGCAGTGAGTgcctcagacacatgaaaagagCAGAGAGGGAATAAAAGGATGGTCTGAACAGCTAAATAGGAGGATGTTAaatggaaagagagagagagtgagtgaatTGGGAGGGCAACAATGAACAAGTGGGTGATCTAATGAGGCAGAGATCAGCAGGATGGTCGACACAGTGCAAGCACGAGATAAGCCCACAGAACTGTTGAGGCCATAAAAGGAGTCTGATGAACTACAAAAGTCAGCTAATCTACTTGATTTGGTTAAACGGTCTCTGGTGGACTTGCTGCTGCTCCCTGCTCCCATGATTCACTCCTTCAGGAGGAACTGAGATCCAGAAATTGGAT encodes:
- the tmem260 gene encoding transmembrane protein 260 isoform X1 — protein: MSAEHRASWILTGTVVACVAALYVPCVQRTVPGGDSGELITTACELGVAHPPGYPLFTLLAHMAMLLLPSLSPAHSVNLMSSLLGAAACGGFCITVCRLAGPGPGAVLAGGLFAVSRLSWQWSMVAEVFTLNNLFIGLLFFLTASFHCAENATQRKKTAHWGALCCGLGLCNQHTLVLYVLVIIPWVLYRLYSQKELSLRGLVSLGFCFLAGFLPYIYLPISSYLNTARWSWGDQTTLSGLLTHLLRAEYGTFCLAKTETSVNLTTMLQAQLDHSLAELSLPVLVLAGMGFALSSLDRRCRSVSWLLTVMLVVYSLFFAWRANLDISRPLLLGVVERFWLQSDAAVCVLAGLGLSRTLAGLERRLGYGGLWKTTGWVFTAALLAHMVHTNHRECDQSGNTVVERFGRELLASFPKDSIILTRGDLPGNSLRYLHYCQGVRPDVRLVDQEMMTYAWYVAKLAQHHPGIHFPGRWWDPVNPEEKGTFSLDQFLSRNTQRDVFACIGLPDGDLSWERSYSRWPLGVCDYLVPIQKQFHPEEWAHRTRNIYNWSDPHNSFHPASWERVANEEMWQARMKTAFFLFDLAERMQGEGKARLFELSYTLYKEIVEAHSDYPPNWDKNLALACERLLRSGHRGYSADSLLTCSVQHFSLYLEKDPTDPQAPAIRSAITHLLQERDRFRQSRRQTP
- the tmem260 gene encoding transmembrane protein 260 isoform X2, producing the protein MSAEHRASWILTGTVVACVAALYVPCVQRTVPGGDSGELITTACELGVAHPPGYPLFTLLAHMAMLLLPSLSPAHSVNLMSSLLGAAACGGFCITVCRLAGPGPGAVLAGGLFAVSRLSWQWSMVAEVFTLNNLFIGLLFFLTASFHCAENATQRKKTAHWGALCCGLGLCNQHTLVLYVLVIIPWVLYRLYSQKELSLRGLVSLGFCFLAGFLPYIYLPISSYLNTARWSWGDQTTLSGLLTHLLRAEYGTFCLAKTETSVNLTTMLQAQLDHSLAELSLPVLVLAGMGFALSSLDRCRSVSWLLTVMLVVYSLFFAWRANLDISRPLLLGVVERFWLQSDAAVCVLAGLGLSRTLAGLERRLGYGGLWKTTGWVFTAALLAHMVHTNHRECDQSGNTVVERFGRELLASFPKDSIILTRGDLPGNSLRYLHYCQGVRPDVRLVDQEMMTYAWYVAKLAQHHPGIHFPGRWWDPVNPEEKGTFSLDQFLSRNTQRDVFACIGLPDGDLSWERSYSRWPLGVCDYLVPIQKQFHPEEWAHRTRNIYNWSDPHNSFHPASWERVANEEMWQARMKTAFFLFDLAERMQGEGKARLFELSYTLYKEIVEAHSDYPPNWDKNLALACERLLRSGHRGYSADSLLTCSVQHFSLYLEKDPTDPQAPAIRSAITHLLQERDRFRQSRRQTP
- the tmem260 gene encoding transmembrane protein 260 isoform X3; translated protein: MSAEHRASWILTGTVVACVAALYVPCVQRTVPGGDSGELITTACELGVAHPPGYPLFTLLAHMAMLLLPSLSPAHSVNLMSSLLGAAACGGFCITVCRLAGPGPGAVLAGGLFAVSRLSWQWSMVAEVFTLNNLFIGLLFFLTASFHCAENATQRKKELSLRGLVSLGFCFLAGFLPYIYLPISSYLNTARWSWGDQTTLSGLLTHLLRAEYGTFCLAKTETSVNLTTMLQAQLDHSLAELSLPVLVLAGMGFALSSLDRRCRSVSWLLTVMLVVYSLFFAWRANLDISRPLLLGVVERFWLQSDAAVCVLAGLGLSRTLAGLERRLGYGGLWKTTGWVFTAALLAHMVHTNHRECDQSGNTVVERFGRELLASFPKDSIILTRGDLPGNSLRYLHYCQGVRPDVRLVDQEMMTYAWYVAKLAQHHPGIHFPGRWWDPVNPEEKGTFSLDQFLSRNTQRDVFACIGLPDGDLSWERSYSRWPLGVCDYLVPIQKQFHPEEWAHRTRNIYNWSDPHNSFHPASWERVANEEMWQARMKTAFFLFDLAERMQGEGKARLFELSYTLYKEIVEAHSDYPPNWDKNLALACERLLRSGHRGYSADSLLTCSVQHFSLYLEKDPTDPQAPAIRSAITHLLQERDRFRQSRRQTP
- the tmem260 gene encoding transmembrane protein 260 isoform X4, whose amino-acid sequence is MVAEVFTLNNLFIGLLFFLTASFHCAENATQRKKTAHWGALCCGLGLCNQHTLVLYVLVIIPWVLYRLYSQKELSLRGLVSLGFCFLAGFLPYIYLPISSYLNTARWSWGDQTTLSGLLTHLLRAEYGTFCLAKTETSVNLTTMLQAQLDHSLAELSLPVLVLAGMGFALSSLDRRCRSVSWLLTVMLVVYSLFFAWRANLDISRPLLLGVVERFWLQSDAAVCVLAGLGLSRTLAGLERRLGYGGLWKTTGWVFTAALLAHMVHTNHRECDQSGNTVVERFGRELLASFPKDSIILTRGDLPGNSLRYLHYCQGVRPDVRLVDQEMMTYAWYVAKLAQHHPGIHFPGRWWDPVNPEEKGTFSLDQFLSRNTQRDVFACIGLPDGDLSWERSYSRWPLGVCDYLVPIQKQFHPEEWAHRTRNIYNWSDPHNSFHPASWERVANEEMWQARMKTAFFLFDLAERMQGEGKARLFELSYTLYKEIVEAHSDYPPNWDKNLALACERLLRSGHRGYSADSLLTCSVQHFSLYLEKDPTDPQAPAIRSAITHLLQERDRFRQSRRQTP